GGAAAAACATTTACCTACGCTGGAGCGTTGTGTAGGTCATGTAATTAAAGTGCCACCTTTGCGAGTGCGGAAGGCTGATATTAAATCTCAAGTTGACTATTACATTAGTTTGTTTTGTCGCGCTAAAGGCATTTCTAAACCCACAGTTACTCCAGAAGCTTTACGGCGGTTACAATCATACGATTTTCCTGGCAATCTTAGGGAATTGGAAAACTTAGTAGAAAGAGCGTTGGTACAATCTACTGGTGCTTCACAATTAACAGAAGAAATTTTTTGGTCAGCACAACCTAAGAAACAGCTATTTCGCGTCAATTTATTAAATTCATATCCAGGTTTACGGCGATTTTTGCGTAGTGAATGGTGGCCCGATAGAATTAATTATGGTTTTACTTTATGGTTCTTTCCTATTGTTATAGGGATTTTATTTTTTGCTCCTCAGCAACGCTCTGAAAATTTTGCCTTAAATTTATTTTGGGCTTGGTGGTGGCCTTTAGTATTACTTGGTTTTCCCTTTGTAGGACGGTTATGGTGTTCTGTTTGCCCGTTTATGATTTATGGGGAAGTAACACAAAAGATTTCTTTGTGGCTGTTTCCCCGCCAACTAAAGCGTTGGCCAAGAGAATCCGCCGAAAAGTGGGGAGGATGGTTTTTATTTGGTTTATTTGTCCTGATTTTTTTATGGGAAGAACTTTGGCATTTAGAAAATACAGCTTATCTTTCTGCTTGTTTACTTTTATTAATCACTGCCGGAGCAATGATATTTTCGGCAATTTTTGAGCGGCGCTTTTGGTGTAGATATTTATGCCCTATTGGGGGAATGAATGGGCTATATGCTAAACTTTCAATGATTGAATTAAGAGCGCAACAAGGTACTTGTTCGGCTGAATGTACGACCTATCAATGTTATAAAGGTGGCCCTCAAAAAGGAGAAGGTTTAGAGACAGGGGGATGTCCTATATATTCTCACCCAGCGCAATTAGAAGATAACCGAGATTGTGTATTGTGCATGACTTGTTTAAAAGCTTGTCCACACCGTTCAGTCGAGTTAAATTTGCGACCTCCAGGCATTGAATTATGGACAACTCATGTAGCTCGAAGTTATGAAGTTGCTTTGTTAATGTTGCTATTAGGCGGAGTGTTTCTACACCGCTTGCCTCAGTTAAAATCTTGGTTAGGATTGAATTTAGATTTAAATCAATTTTGGAATCATCTGGGATTATCTATAGTAGCTTTAATTCTTCCCGCTAGTATTAGCTTACTTGCCTATGGTGGAATATGGCTATTGCAGTTAGGCAATGAAAAATTAACCTGGCATATTCCCAAAAACCGCCAATTCGTTGAATTGGCTTATGGATATTTACCCTTAGTTTTAGGTGCAAATCTAGCACACTATTTAAAATTGGGTTTAGGAGAAGCCGGACGCATTTTGCCTGTAACTATGGCAACATTTGGTTTAAATGGTCAAGGTTTATTTGTGTTGGTAGCACACCCTGCTGTAATTGCATTTTTGCAAGGGACAACAATAATTTTTTCCGTAATATTAACGGTAATATTAACTCAAAAGATTGCGCGTCAGCAAGTGCGATCGCTCATGCCACAACATTTAGCTACATTAGTTTTAGCAGCTAGCTTATGGGCAATTATTGTTAACCAGTAATCTGATGTACCATAAATATCAATTTTGCTACTACTGGTCTTGTACTAAACCCTACTATCTTCAAAGACAACCCTCTATAAACTCAACTTCAGGAAGTTTACCCGCTTTATATTGAATAACACGCTTTCCATCAGTTACAAAGACTATTCGGTAATTTTTATCAGATTGCTTTTTAGGTACAAAGGTTAAATAATGCCCCTTAGTGTTGTATGCGTTTGTAGAAACTTTAATCTGACCTGGATATAGCGCCTTTATTCTGGCTTCAGTATCACCGATACGTGCGCCACTAGCAGTAGCAATCTTGCCTTTAAAAATATCTACTCCACTGATACGACCTTTGTTCACCTTAAAGGCAATATCTTTAGTACCGTTTTGTAATCTATAGTAAGAACATAACGGCTCTTTACCGGACGTAACTAAGCCTGTACCAGCAGCTTTTGAAGCTTGGGCAACAGTCATTCCCACCCGCACAGCCCCAATGCCGTTGATAAATACCTTTGATTGGTTGGTAATTTTAGAGTGTGCGCTTGCTGGAATATTTAAAGGGAATAGAGCGACTGAGCCAATTAATAAAGTTAATAATTTGGATTTGTTAAACACGAGCGAGTTCCTATTAGGAGTAACTTAAGCTACAAAGCGTTTAACTATCATTCCGCATATTACTGAATCGCTTAATCACCTCAAATATTTATGTAGAGACGTACCAGGGTACATCTCTACAGAGTTCAGAATATATAGTCGAGTAAAATAGAAATACTATAACCTTTGCTATCTTCAAGAACAACCCTCTACAAAATGAAGTTCAGGTTGTTTTCCAGATCTATACTGAGTAACACGCTTGCCATCAGTTTCAAACACTAGACCGAAGTTTTTATCCGATTTATCTTTGGGTACAAATGTTAAATAATGCCCCTTACTGTTGTATTCATGTCGAGAAACTTTAATCTGTCCAGGATATAGGGCTTTAATTCGTGTTTCAGTATCACCAATACGTGCGCCACTAGCAGTAGAAATTTTGCCCTTTAACACATCTACCCTAGCGATGCGACCGTTTGTTACCATAAAGGCAATATCTTTAGTGCCGTTTTGCAATTTATAGTAAGAACATTGGGGATCTCTATAACCTGAGTAAACTAATTTTGTACCAGCAGCTTTTGAAGCTTGGGCGACAGTCATCCCTACTTGCACAGAGCCAATACCGTTAATAAATACTTTTGATTGGTTGGTAATTTTAGGCGCTGCGCTTGCTGGAATATTTAAAGGGAATAGTGCGATTGAGCCGATTATAATGGTTAATAATTTGGATTTGTTAAGCATGATCAAGTTATTATTAGTAGTAACTTAAGCTACAAAGCTTTTAAACCTCATTCCGCACATTACACCTTTCCATAAATTAAAGGTGTGTTACCTACAACAATTGTAGATACGTAACATGGTAAGTCTCTACATTCATTGAGAGGAGATGTCTATTAGTTAATCGCTTAACCACCTCTTTTTAACTCACCACAGCCCACTATCACTAGCAAGTTGGTGTTAACTCTCGCTAAAATGCAAGAATCCTGATAATTAATTCTCAAATCAACAACTTGCACACGCGCAAGTGGGAAAAAATTTTAAAATAAGATGCCTGACCAACCCTTACAATGGCAAATTGAGCAGTTAATTCAACCCCCTGTTA
This Oculatellaceae cyanobacterium DNA region includes the following protein-coding sequences:
- a CDS encoding sigma 54-interacting transcriptional regulator yields the protein MTTPNVMLWLQERTALGVLPEKVLEAIAHSLSNQVVAANQRLVVENTPPAGLYILLSGKLEGDRTNQTGSAWVISFLPGATINLQELLLGQTSQRTIVTLSECRFWFIPAAKVQELVDQYPEITQTLSQQLAQELAQLSSQLTYEQERQTALRPYLINKAKRGIVGKSRYATRLRQQIRQADDDRKPVLIFGEPGLEKDNTATLIHFSSSYRREPIIKLNCSALQTSGADLFGRANGKPGLLEWLGEGTLLLNNIQELSPELTPKLAQLLKTGTYTPVNRPEEPAAQAINCRARIIMIGEKHLPTLERCVGHVIKVPPLRVRKADIKSQVDYYISLFCRAKGISKPTVTPEALRRLQSYDFPGNLRELENLVERALVQSTGASQLTEEIFWSAQPKKQLFRVNLLNSYPGLRRFLRSEWWPDRINYGFTLWFFPIVIGILFFAPQQRSENFALNLFWAWWWPLVLLGFPFVGRLWCSVCPFMIYGEVTQKISLWLFPRQLKRWPRESAEKWGGWFLFGLFVLIFLWEELWHLENTAYLSACLLLLITAGAMIFSAIFERRFWCRYLCPIGGMNGLYAKLSMIELRAQQGTCSAECTTYQCYKGGPQKGEGLETGGCPIYSHPAQLEDNRDCVLCMTCLKACPHRSVELNLRPPGIELWTTHVARSYEVALLMLLLGGVFLHRLPQLKSWLGLNLDLNQFWNHLGLSIVALILPASISLLAYGGIWLLQLGNEKLTWHIPKNRQFVELAYGYLPLVLGANLAHYLKLGLGEAGRILPVTMATFGLNGQGLFVLVAHPAVIAFLQGTTIIFSVILTVILTQKIARQQVRSLMPQHLATLVLAASLWAIIVNQ